AGGAAGGTGAGGAGgtggaagaggaggaagaggaagagaaggaggaGTTGAGAGAGCTGAAAGGGTATTCGATCAGCGAAGTGACGGTGATCGATACAAGTTGCGGGGTTTGGAAGACGGAGAAGGTGGTGTTTAGGAGGAAGAATGTGTGGAAAGTTAGGGAGAAGAAGGCCAAAGTTCGGAAGTTCGGGAGACGTAAGAGAAAAGTGGTTGATGAGGAAGTTGGTGTTGAAGGCGGTGATGACATTGACAAGAAGAAGGCTAAGGTTTCAGCTTTGAAGGAAGCTGATGGGGATGAATGTATAGCTCTCAAGTCCACTGAAGTAAGATTAAGATTCTGTCCTAATAATTTGTTTGATTTCTTGCTTGATTGTGCTTGTGAGTTTTTATTATGAGTacattttcattgtttgtgTGGTGATCTTGAATTACCAAttctgttttttccttttttgttttctcattaTCACATGCtttaatttgtttggttttggaaTGAAATTGTTGGTAAAGATTTAGTATGCCAACTTCATTTAAGTGGTTGGTGTCTGAAAGGGTTTTTAGATCTCAATCATGTAAGTGGTTGTGGATGGCGCAAGCATTTTGGTAGCGCAACTCAGAAGGCTTAATGCTGATTTTGTTACATTATACTTGCTATTTACTAAAATGATGCACCTTGGTGTCAAGATCTTTGTTGGCACTTTCAAATGCTACATGTGATGTCATCTCTAGTGTGATAATTCGTATACAGTTTGTGATTTCatgtgttttaattttcatgtttgtttCGAGTAAAGGATTTAATATGATCATTGCCTCCACTGCATTCGCATATGCTGGATTATCTGCTCACAGTATATCTTATTTGGGTTCAGAATTCACAGAGTTGTATAAATCTAGTTCATCTTCTGTTCATGgttgtttccttttcctacTTTAGGCATTTTTGTATTCATTTTGTGATATTTTGATCACTCGTTTCTTTGTTACCAATTGTAATTGGGAGTTCTATTCAGTTCATCTCCGTCCTCTTTGTTATTAGGGTAGCAGTCGAACTAATCCCTAATGATGATGAACTTATTTAGCTGATTTAAGTCTATGTAAGGGAGATTACTGCTAAGTTCTGCTGAGAGCATGCATGCCTCTTTGTTTCTTAGCCTTTAAATTCTGAGGCTATTGCGGCCTCCAACTTGTGCCACCTTGTGGTTCTGGATTTCGTGTTGCAAGTTTTAGTTTAGCATCTGACTCTTGCATAACATAATGAAGTAATGAATCGCAGCACGATGTATAACTGTGCAAAGGGACTTCTGCTATTAATTACTTTGAAACTGTAGCATTTCATTTGATGTCGTAATCGTAGAGTTTCTGTACATGTTTATATGAAACTGAGAAAGGTGTGTTTGTTGCCTTGCTTCATTGTCCAGGGACAGAATTCACAGAATGACACAAGCAATGAAGCCTGCGAGGACACAACAGATAGTCTTAATGAAAGAGGGGAGGAATTTGGCAAAGACATGCCAGATGCTAAAAGCAAAGATGCCAAGAAAGGGCAAGTGCACTTGCAAGTTCTATCTGATTTCAATATTCTGCTGCTGCTTGTATGTGATAACGATTTATTCTGCTCTTATCGAATGTCTTGCAGGTTTCCTTTGAACAGATCaccaagaaaaatgaaaaagggtgACTCCTCTGTTATACTTATTAAAGGCATTCCTACCGACAATAAAAATGGAGGAAAGCTTCTGAGAACGTGTCTCAAGGACATCCAAAAGCAATACACGGCTTGATTGATCAGTCACCATAAAAATGTTTCACTGGAAAGAGGCCGCTTAATCAATGGCGGCAGCGGTCTTTCTTTCAGTGTTTGGATTTGATTGGCCCTTTGATCTCCTTCCAGAAAGGAGTATATGCGTTTTGGTCTCGTTTAGGACTTGGAGATGGGGGTGATCATGCTGCCTTGTCCTTAGGAATCAAAATGTTGTGAAATAGTGAATTTGTTCTTTCATTTGTAATGCACGATAGAAAAGTGTTTGCTCCGAAGGATTGTTCTGTTGTTCCGGTTCCTGCAAACCTGTTGATagaaaattcaattcaatctAGGGAATCATTCTAACGAAAGATATCAGTGTATTCTGCAAAAACAAGAATGGGGTTGAAGGATATGTCTTGCAACTTGCAAGAAGCGTTGTGTCGCTGCCTAGAATTACCTCAAAACTAAGCTGGAACTTCAAATTTGCACGATTTTGTTCAAATTGTTATTTGTAGGCCCATTGGGTCCATAAATTAAACATTCTGGAAATCCATCAAGAAATAACCCATTTAGGTATGGCCCGGACAGACATTGTCTTTAAATTGTCTCACCCCAACTAATTTCCGATGACAAACGTTAACCCTTGGTTAAGACTGTAAATAAAAAGCTCCATTTGAGCCgagagaaaccatttttatcACGAACATGGTCGCTGTATACGCTTTGTTCACGCACGcttttccctcttcttcttctgattcTCTCTTTTCATTCCCACCATCTCCTCAGCCTACTGCTTATTTCGCACCACCTTCACTTTCAACCTTCCGTAACCATGAATGGTTTTCTCTGTTAAAGTTCACTAGAACCCCGAGGGCTGACCCAAAACCATTGTTAACCCAAGTGGGTCTGCGACCCAATCAACGGATTCTTATCCAATGCCGTTGCATCAACTCCGCCACCAATGCTCTCGCCGAAATGGGTATGCAACTCTCAGAGACCTATTGTCAAACACATTGccacaaacaaaacacaacgtgattttttttgttatatcttGTTTCCAGGGATGCTCTTCTCATTCTTTCAAGAAATTGGGATCGACGGGGAAGAAGCCCAAGTGGTTTTGGACAAGAACCCAGCACTCACGTCGACGTCTTTGGATTTACTACGTACTCGGATTCTTTCCTTCCGCTCTGTTGGAGTTGATGGCCTTGAGCTTTCTCGCTTGATTACCAAATGTCCAAGTCTATTAACAGCTGACGAAATTGATGCTTTCCTACATTTTGTGCGCCATGATTTTGAAGGAAAGATTGAGCCGCCGCAGCTGAAGCGCCTTTTCGGTACAACAGAAGCAAGAttcttggtgggttttgatcaAAAAGTCAGATTGCTTCTTCACCGAGGAGTTCCCCGTGAGAAGATTTTTGATGTTCTGAACAAACTTAATTTGTACAAGGCTTTGTGCCTCAAGTCagttgaagaaattgaaaggaCCATCGCATTCTTGAGCCGCTTTGGTGGAATCGACTTGATTGTGAGACGTCCCACACTACTCAATTATGATCTGGACACCCAGCTGGTTCCAAGAGTTGGGTTTCTCACAGAGCTTAGCGGCGGAGATGAGGATGCCACAGGGACTTTGTTGGGTAAGCTCCCTGCAATTTTGAGTTACACCGTGGATCACACGAAAGGCCATGTAGAGCTATTGAGGTCGTTGGCCGGCCTAACTGATGagcaaatattcaaatttttgcTTGTTTTCCCCAATGTGGTGAGCGCCAGCAGGGAGAGGAAATTGCGTCCTAGAATTCATTTTCTCAAGCAATGTGGGTATAGCTCAAATGATATCTACAAGTTCTTGATTAAAGCACCCTTGTTTCTAGGCTTGTCATTTGAAGACAACCTTGCATATAAACTTGCCTTTTTGGTGAAGATTGGGTACAAATATAGAACCAAGGACATGGCTGCAGCAATGGGATCCGCCACCAGGACAAGCTGTGATAATTTGCAAAAGGTAATTGGGTTGTTCTTGAGTTATGGGCTTTCGTGCGGCGACATTGTTATCATGAGCACGAAGCATCCGCAGATACTGCAATACAGTCATAGTGCTatagagaagaagatggagTACTTGATAAATGAGATTGGTCGTGAAGTTGGAGAGTTATTGAACTTTCCGGCATTCCTTGGTTACAAACTTGATGACAGAATCAAAGCCAGGTATGAACTAAGGAAGAAGGTTTTAGGGGAAGGAATGTCATTGAATAAGCTCTTAACTGTTTCGTCCGAGAGATTTTCGACAAAGAAGCCAGCATATGTTGTTGAGAATGAGAATCTCAACGAGGAAATGGAAGTTTTGTCGgataaataatgtaccttCTGTACCCTTCCAAGAACAAAACCACTTCGacgttttgaaaaaagaatgaGTTGCGACACCTTTTGACAGGGTTATATATTAAATCTTTTCCATATCTGTATCGGTTTTTCTATCATTCTTTCTCGCTCACCCTTTTTCACATTGATGTTATGTTAAATCTCAATTAGCATTAGGCAACTGAGAAGGAAGAGATGACTGAGCAAATGTATATGCAATGAAAGTAAAATATGTAATATCAGCTTCCTTTGTGCTGGGCACCAATGgaattttgtttgtaattgtACATCCGCAGAAACTTTCATCCATGGGTTACAAAACTATGCCTCTCAAACTCTGAATCAACGATCGTCTCATCAGGCCTCCGCCTTTAAACACTCTGTTGCCTTCAGGAATCTATGAGGTGATTTGAAAACGTAACTGTACAGAAGGATTGCACTTTGCTAGGCCTCTTTATTCTGCCAAGGAATGTTCTCTAGCTCGTTCTATCACCACATGCCCCGATTTCTCAGCTTTACCATTTCCTTTGGGTATAATAAGCCCATAAcctccttcttttcttttgtatattatattaatttcacCTAAgcaagaacaaagaaaaatttcaACCACTGGTTGATAGTAatcaagaacaaagaaaataacgCAGCTGTGATTTTATTGTTCATACCAGTTTCTTCATTTCGGAAAGCATAGAAGTCATGATCAACATTTTCCAGTTGATCAACTGCTTCAGCGACAGTCAAAGGTGGCATGTCAAAGTATTTCATACGGACAATctagaacaagaagaagaaaagaatgagTATATGATGGAGAAGAACGTCATCTAGCTAGCTAACCAAAGCAGTCTAACGATTATTGGCACtattcaacaacaacaacacaaAAACTCTTTATCTCTGCAacttttgcactcaatcccaTCCTGCAGTTCTTTATAATGTTATGAGTAGAAATATCTAAAATGTTAAAAGCAGACAGCAAGGCCTTTGAAAACTAAGATGAACTAACCATCTGTTTCGTACACCACAATCAACAATTTCTAATGCCATAAGttgcttttcaattttagataataaaaaaaccattaataaagagaagatgtAACGACAATTCAGTATAAACACATGTCAAATATAAAACTGAATAACTTTGGAGGAAAGTAGAAGTCCAAGAGAAAACCTCGTCATTGATGAAGTCTCCTTCCTCCTCTTGGGGAACtgtctcttcctcttcctcttccactACTATTTGTGTTGCGGGCTCCCTAACTTTCAATCTGTTAAAACCTTTCATGTGCCGACCGTGGTCTGAGTCCTTCTCCTTTATTTTCCTCAACTTCCTCTGGATGATAGAAGAAGCCAGATCTATGCTTGCATAAAGTGTCTCAGCTTCTTCCTCAGCCCGGAACACTCCATGCTTCTTCGTGAACAAAGTCACCTAAGCAAACACAAATACACAATGCCTTATGAACGAACCATTTATGGCGATTCCAGATTACCTAAACTATTCATGCCAATGCGCATAGGGTAATAATACCTCGCATCTCCTAATCCTTGGGCCTTTTCCAAACTCTCCACCTCGAACAGACAACCGAACATCAGCTTCCCTGGCTAGGTGACTGTGCTTTTGAACTGCCTTGCCAACCTTGTCTTCCACATGCTTCTTGACCGCTTCAGATAACTAAATTCACGGATAAAAATTTAACATTCAAAGTCCACTCCTTGTATAATTAGAGGAGAGCATTGTGGATAGAAACAGCACCAGAATCAGGGTCATCAACCAATAGTCATCATCACATCATTGATCACATGAAAA
Above is a window of Prunus persica cultivar Lovell chromosome G2, Prunus_persica_NCBIv2, whole genome shotgun sequence DNA encoding:
- the LOC18786595 gene encoding uncharacterized protein LOC18786595; its protein translation is MLCSVPASKSGSNWLDRLRSNKGLPTGDNLDLDHFLSRNTNSSSEVPTPNVSSSTESTRPGSDRVVNQSTTSCPNRDNQGEAFIGLVNNVLSELFFMGGSDERSKLLGKKIRRKQANPRVCVTSTANYDSNAATANATEEKSSDWGRNDEHVLDKAACLDSQNGSLMKNKDLGNVGGEEGEEVEEEEEEEKEELRELKGYSISEVTVIDTSCGVWKTEKVVFRRKNVWKVREKKAKVRKFGRRKRKVVDEEVGVEGGDDIDKKKAKVSALKEADGDECIALKSTEGQNSQNDTSNEACEDTTDSLNERGEEFGKDMPDAKSKDAKKGFPLNRSPRKMKKGDSSVILIKGIPTDNKNGGKLLRTCLKDIQKQYTA
- the LOC109947175 gene encoding transcription termination factor MTERF8, chloroplastic — its product is MVAVYALFTHAFPSSSSDSLFSFPPSPQPTAYFAPPSLSTFRNHEWFSLLKFTRTPRADPKPLLTQVGLRPNQRILIQCRCINSATNALAEMGMLFSFFQEIGIDGEEAQVVLDKNPALTSTSLDLLRTRILSFRSVGVDGLELSRLITKCPSLLTADEIDAFLHFVRHDFEGKIEPPQLKRLFGTTEARFLVGFDQKVRLLLHRGVPREKIFDVLNKLNLYKALCLKSVEEIERTIAFLSRFGGIDLIVRRPTLLNYDLDTQLVPRVGFLTELSGGDEDATGTLLGKLPAILSYTVDHTKGHVELLRSLAGLTDEQIFKFLLVFPNVVSASRERKLRPRIHFLKQCGYSSNDIYKFLIKAPLFLGLSFEDNLAYKLAFLVKIGYKYRTKDMAAAMGSATRTSCDNLQKVIGLFLSYGLSCGDIVIMSTKHPQILQYSHSAIEKKMEYLINEIGREVGELLNFPAFLGYKLDDRIKARYELRKKVLGEGMSLNKLLTVSSERFSTKKPAYVVENENLNEEMEVLSDK
- the LOC18787706 gene encoding ribosome-binding factor PSRP1, chloroplastic — its product is MATLFTSLQMQTTFLYPLHPSSSSASSQSMSTLSSTLLTKPQIFTLSSTSSTFFNPAKHLKPISIAIRPTNKCHGNSLSVRMSWDGPLSSVKLIVQGRNLELSEAVKKHVEDKVGKAVQKHSHLAREADVRLSVRGGEFGKGPRIRRCEVTLFTKKHGVFRAEEEAETLYASIDLASSIIQRKLRKIKEKDSDHGRHMKGFNRLKVREPATQIVVEEEEEETVPQEEEGDFINDEIVRMKYFDMPPLTVAEAVDQLENVDHDFYAFRNEETGEINIIYKRKEGGYGLIIPKGNGKAEKSGHVVIERAREHSLAE